One genomic region from Streptomyces sp. NBC_01304 encodes:
- a CDS encoding alpha/beta fold hydrolase, whose translation MLATIVATSAVTLLSAPVAGILGHRALKRSRNASLMKIDTRNGIDEQGFVRIGGIEQWISIRGEDLANPVILELHGGPGASTAIFGPRTRSWEKHFTLVRWDMRGALKTLGHNGPQEQGEMTFDRIYADAVEVTDHIRTRLGVDKVVLLGQSYGSAFGLRLAREFPERYSAYVGTDQNIHDAGRDDSVHQALLTRLRAAGKRKDLAAVEALHPDGQQWTARERAMHAKLLATSDPLTLDTMKKVVMGSLWLSPLHSLRELGHFVKGMSFSEQVTTGTSGFDDWADGTKFDLPFFLFQGEKDVLTSPELARRFFDDVQAPVKGFALIEDCSHFAAFRRPEQFLELLLAHVRPVVVSESAVASGA comes from the coding sequence ATGCTCGCCACCATCGTCGCCACCTCCGCAGTCACCCTCCTCTCCGCACCGGTGGCCGGCATCCTCGGCCACCGCGCCCTCAAGCGTTCCCGCAATGCCTCCCTCATGAAGATCGACACCCGGAACGGCATCGACGAGCAGGGCTTCGTCCGCATCGGCGGCATCGAGCAGTGGATCTCAATCCGCGGCGAGGATCTGGCCAACCCGGTCATCCTGGAACTGCACGGCGGCCCCGGAGCCTCGACCGCGATCTTCGGACCGCGCACCAGATCCTGGGAGAAGCACTTCACGCTCGTCCGCTGGGACATGCGCGGCGCCCTCAAGACCCTCGGCCACAACGGTCCGCAAGAGCAGGGCGAGATGACCTTCGACCGGATCTACGCGGACGCGGTCGAGGTCACCGACCACATACGCACCCGCCTCGGCGTCGACAAGGTCGTCCTGCTCGGCCAGTCCTACGGCAGCGCCTTCGGCCTGCGGCTCGCCCGCGAGTTCCCCGAGCGCTACTCCGCATACGTCGGCACCGACCAGAACATCCACGACGCCGGCCGCGACGACTCCGTACACCAGGCCCTGCTCACCCGGCTGCGGGCGGCCGGAAAGCGTAAGGACCTGGCGGCAGTTGAGGCACTTCACCCCGATGGCCAGCAGTGGACAGCCCGTGAGCGGGCGATGCACGCCAAGCTGCTGGCCACCAGCGACCCGCTGACCCTGGACACGATGAAGAAGGTCGTCATGGGGTCCCTGTGGCTCTCGCCGCTGCACTCGCTGCGCGAGCTGGGGCACTTCGTCAAGGGCATGAGCTTCTCGGAACAGGTCACCACAGGCACGTCAGGCTTCGACGACTGGGCGGACGGCACGAAGTTCGATCTCCCGTTCTTCCTCTTCCAGGGCGAGAAGGACGTCCTTACGTCGCCGGAGCTCGCCCGCCGCTTCTTTGACGACGTCCAGGCGCCGGTCAAGGGCTTCGCCCTGATCGAGGACTGCAGCCACTTCGCGGCATTCCGACGCCCGGAGCAGTTCCTGGAACTGCTGCTGGCCCATGTGCGGCCGGTGGTCGTCAGCGAGTCGGCTGTTGCATCGGGAGCCTGA
- a CDS encoding TetR/AcrR family transcriptional regulator yields MAAKKVGKQAGVKGSFALLWGEQELPSRGPKPSLTAGRIAEAAIGIADREGLDAVSLARVAKEFGVTAMALYRYVPGKAELLDLMVDLAIGPPVPVAHISGGWRPQLTEWARQCLATYRRHPWILTATGIRRQIMGPHQLGWLDAALAALAGTGLSAARQHDTFLLLVGHIRNIAQQYVDHDEAANEEWAHLTAEVLERHQERFPALTAAVAAGAFAPQGGDPLDFGLERILDGVAALIP; encoded by the coding sequence GTGGCCGCGAAGAAGGTCGGGAAGCAGGCCGGCGTGAAGGGGAGCTTCGCGCTGCTCTGGGGTGAGCAGGAGCTGCCGAGCCGGGGCCCGAAACCCTCGCTCACCGCGGGCCGGATCGCGGAGGCGGCGATCGGGATCGCCGACAGGGAGGGCCTGGACGCGGTCTCGCTGGCGCGGGTGGCCAAGGAATTCGGCGTCACCGCGATGGCGCTCTACCGGTACGTCCCCGGTAAGGCGGAACTCCTCGACCTGATGGTCGACCTCGCGATCGGCCCACCGGTCCCCGTCGCGCACATCTCCGGCGGCTGGCGCCCGCAGCTGACCGAGTGGGCCCGGCAGTGCCTGGCGACGTACCGCCGCCACCCGTGGATCCTGACGGCGACCGGCATCCGCCGCCAGATCATGGGACCTCATCAACTCGGCTGGCTGGACGCGGCCTTGGCCGCACTGGCCGGAACGGGATTGTCGGCCGCCCGGCAGCATGACACGTTCCTGCTGCTCGTAGGCCATATTCGCAATATCGCCCAGCAGTACGTCGACCACGACGAGGCGGCGAACGAAGAGTGGGCGCACCTGACAGCCGAGGTCCTGGAGCGGCACCAAGAGCGCTTTCCCGCCCTGACCGCCGCCGTCGCGGCGGGCGCCTTCGCTCCGCAAGGCGGGGACCCACTGGACTTCGGCCTGGAGCGGATCCTTGATGGGGTGGCAGCCCTGATCCCCTAG
- a CDS encoding TetR family transcriptional regulator C-terminal domain-containing protein — MKPPRPGRSARGSAPDRRRTTEKAGTRIEHILLDGLAETLPLDEQRRQECHIALAFTGRAVDDAHLGEVRAGALRRLRGLIATAVTNAKECGEVPAATDAAVSAARIAAYADELAAHLCTDPDGLRPDTALAALGDHLAGVFTGACRLRGKGPGVRPAAKGRAGAARPGT, encoded by the coding sequence GTGAAGCCCCCACGGCCCGGGAGATCGGCGCGAGGGTCGGCCCCGGATCGTCGTAGGACCACAGAGAAGGCCGGCACCCGCATCGAGCACATCCTGCTCGACGGCCTCGCCGAGACTCTGCCGCTGGACGAACAGCGCCGCCAGGAATGCCACATCGCCCTCGCCTTCACCGGACGTGCGGTCGACGACGCCCACCTCGGCGAGGTCAGGGCGGGCGCGCTGCGCCGGCTGCGGGGACTGATCGCCACGGCCGTCACCAATGCCAAGGAGTGCGGCGAGGTGCCCGCCGCGACGGACGCCGCGGTCAGCGCCGCCAGGATCGCCGCGTACGCCGACGAACTGGCCGCCCACCTGTGCACCGACCCGGACGGCCTGCGTCCCGACACGGCCCTGGCCGCGCTCGGCGACCACCTGGCCGGAGTGTTCACGGGGGCGTGCCGACTGCGGGGGAAGGGCCCTGGGGTGCGGCCCGCGGCCAAGGGCCGAGCGGGTGCGGCGCGGCCCGGAACGTAG
- a CDS encoding inositol monophosphatase family protein, translating to MTKGTDAELAVAAARAGAAVVREMYGERLARFDKGAGDFATTADLAAEQAICDILRTARPDDAVTGEESGQSGASDAARRWLVDPLCGTLNYAARTMLVGVNVALRTGTEITAAASADPFAEEVFWTDGERAFLRGGTGTGDGTGDGTGTGDGTGDGDGSDEELTPSPDTRLVDVNLDPPFPNAPAFQATRLLADPGFIAGFRPRVVSTSLAVAWVAAGRRAAYVTDGDLRDSVHFAAGIALCRAAGCTVTGIHGQPLHTGAGGLLVASDPQTHAELLSLINNQ from the coding sequence ATGACCAAGGGAACCGATGCCGAACTGGCCGTGGCGGCGGCCCGGGCCGGAGCCGCTGTCGTACGAGAGATGTACGGGGAGCGACTGGCCCGATTCGACAAGGGCGCGGGCGACTTCGCGACAACGGCGGACCTCGCGGCGGAGCAGGCGATATGCGACATCCTCCGTACCGCTCGCCCCGATGACGCGGTGACCGGCGAGGAGAGCGGACAGTCGGGCGCGAGCGACGCCGCCCGCAGATGGCTGGTCGACCCCCTGTGCGGCACGCTCAACTACGCCGCACGCACCATGTTGGTCGGGGTGAACGTGGCCCTGCGAACGGGCACCGAGATCACCGCGGCCGCCTCCGCCGACCCCTTCGCGGAAGAGGTCTTCTGGACGGACGGCGAACGTGCCTTCCTACGTGGCGGCACCGGCACCGGCGACGGCACCGGCGACGGCACCGGCACCGGCGACGGCACCGGCGACGGCGATGGCTCGGACGAGGAGCTGACCCCGTCCCCGGACACCCGCCTCGTCGACGTCAACCTCGATCCCCCCTTCCCGAACGCGCCCGCCTTCCAGGCGACCCGCCTCCTCGCCGACCCGGGCTTCATCGCGGGGTTCCGGCCGCGCGTCGTCTCCACCTCGCTGGCCGTGGCCTGGGTCGCGGCGGGCCGGCGTGCCGCCTACGTCACTGACGGAGACCTCCGCGACAGCGTGCACTTCGCGGCAGGCATCGCCCTGTGCCGGGCCGCCGGCTGCACGGTGACCGGCATCCACGGCCAGCCCTTGCACACCGGCGCGGGCGGCCTCCTGGTCGCGTCCGACCCCCAGACGCACGCCGAGCTCCTGTCCCTGATCAACAACCAGTAG
- a CDS encoding DedA family protein: MILVAALGAFTGDHISYAIGRRSGSRIFARLKPGSRTRKAYERVGKVLEERGGLVLVVARYIPGGRTAATLTTGATGFPRRSFTRYDAIAASTWAVYSTCLGHLGGAAFESEPLFGVALGLGLAFSITVLHEAVRYVRGRRAPQGA; encoded by the coding sequence GTGATCCTCGTCGCCGCACTCGGCGCGTTCACCGGCGACCACATCTCGTACGCCATCGGCCGCAGGTCGGGCAGCAGGATCTTCGCGCGGCTCAAGCCGGGCAGCAGGACCCGCAAGGCGTACGAGCGGGTGGGCAAGGTCCTCGAAGAGCGCGGCGGGCTCGTCCTGGTGGTCGCCCGCTACATCCCCGGCGGCCGCACCGCCGCCACCCTCACCACCGGGGCCACCGGCTTTCCGCGCCGCTCCTTCACCCGCTACGACGCGATCGCCGCGTCGACTTGGGCCGTCTACTCGACCTGCCTCGGCCATCTCGGCGGTGCCGCCTTCGAGAGCGAGCCGCTGTTCGGTGTCGCCCTCGGCCTCGGCCTGGCATTCTCGATCACTGTGCTGCACGAGGCCGTCCGATACGTCCGCGGCCGCCGCGCGCCCCAGGGGGCCTGA
- a CDS encoding TOBE domain-containing protein, with protein MQSYTIGQAARLLGVSPDTARRWADAGRVATHRDEAGRRLIDGRDLAAFSVEVAQGGIGEEDASYTSARNAFPGIVTAVKLGDVAAQVEIQAGPHRLVSLLTREAVEELGLEVGMQATARVKSTSVHIDRA; from the coding sequence ATGCAGTCCTACACAATCGGCCAGGCCGCGCGTCTGCTGGGCGTCAGTCCCGACACCGCTCGCCGCTGGGCCGACGCCGGCCGGGTCGCCACACACCGCGACGAGGCCGGCCGACGGCTGATCGACGGCCGGGACCTGGCCGCGTTCTCCGTCGAGGTCGCCCAGGGCGGCATCGGTGAGGAGGACGCCTCCTACACCTCGGCCCGCAACGCCTTCCCGGGCATCGTCACCGCCGTGAAGCTCGGCGACGTGGCGGCCCAGGTCGAGATCCAGGCAGGCCCGCACCGGCTGGTCTCCCTGCTGACCCGGGAGGCCGTCGAGGAGCTCGGCCTCGAAGTCGGCATGCAGGCCACCGCCCGCGTGAAGTCGACCAGCGTGCACATCGATCGCGCCTGA
- the modA gene encoding molybdate ABC transporter substrate-binding protein, producing the protein MKSVQPLQNVITTRRAAAALVTAALLVPLAACGKSDDTKDTGGAKKDGQKTELTVLAAASLTDVFKTAGAAYEKDHPGTTVKFSFAGSQELAAQVKQGSPADALVTADTKTMDRLKADTGSSTVIAKNRLVIAAGKGNPKNLKDLKDLAKSDLKVVLAAPEVPVGRYSQQVLDGQKVTVKPVSQEPNVRAVLSKVELGEADAGIVYKTDITAADGKAEGIDIPDAQNAIASYPAATLKESKNTDAAAEFVKWLSTPEAQKILLDAGFQKA; encoded by the coding sequence ATGAAGTCCGTGCAGCCTCTGCAGAACGTCATCACCACGCGCCGCGCCGCCGCCGCGCTCGTCACCGCCGCCCTGCTCGTCCCGCTGGCCGCCTGCGGCAAGAGCGACGACACGAAGGACACGGGCGGCGCCAAGAAGGACGGGCAGAAGACCGAGCTGACCGTGCTCGCCGCCGCCTCCCTCACCGATGTGTTCAAGACCGCCGGGGCCGCGTACGAGAAGGACCACCCCGGCACCACGGTCAAGTTCTCCTTCGCCGGCTCGCAGGAGCTCGCCGCGCAGGTCAAGCAGGGTTCCCCGGCCGACGCCCTGGTCACCGCCGACACCAAGACGATGGACAGGCTGAAGGCCGACACCGGCAGCTCGACCGTCATCGCCAAGAACCGCCTGGTCATCGCCGCGGGCAAGGGCAACCCGAAGAACCTCAAGGACCTGAAGGACCTCGCCAAGAGCGATCTGAAGGTCGTGCTCGCCGCCCCCGAGGTGCCGGTCGGCCGCTACAGCCAGCAGGTCCTCGACGGCCAGAAGGTCACGGTCAAGCCGGTCTCGCAGGAGCCGAACGTGCGCGCCGTGCTGAGCAAGGTCGAGCTCGGCGAGGCCGACGCGGGCATCGTCTACAAGACCGACATCACGGCCGCCGACGGCAAGGCCGAGGGCATCGACATCCCGGACGCCCAGAACGCCATCGCGTCCTACCCGGCCGCCACGCTCAAGGAGTCCAAGAACACGGACGCCGCCGCCGAGTTCGTGAAGTGGCTGTCCACTCCCGAGGCGCAGAAGATCCTGCTGGACGCGGGCTTCCAGAAGGCGTGA
- a CDS encoding ABC transporter permease, whose product MRSLRTRSSGPRTPVALAVPALLAIAFLLMPLIGILVRTSWGELGSHLTSPGVIEALKLSLYVSFWALGLSLVLGVPLAWLLARVDFPGKSLVRSLVLLPMVLPPTVGGVALLLGFGRRGVLGPWLEDTFGIVLPFNTSGAVVAATFVAMPFLVISLEGALAGLRPSYEETAASLGASPVRVFFTVTLPMVAPGLAAGAALTWARALGEFGATITFAGNLPGTTQTLPLQVYLLLQDQPEAATSVSLLLLAIAMAVLVALRGRWTGGSGDRRSTRAAEVPEEPPGGPAPGAPGAPETLVAPKVAPKVAPKAGGRWPLHADVTGFNQLTLDAEPGTTIAVVGPNGAGKTTLLRALLGLTPRAHADLELGDVEVTSLPPHKRGVAWVPQDGALFPHLSALSNTAYGLRAQGVPRGEARRIARQWLDRLGVGHLAHRKPGQLSGGQAQRVALARALAPSPRLLLLDEPLAALDQTTRAHVRHTLRSHLSGFGGVCLIVTHDPVEAVSLADRVLVLEDGHTLQDASPAEVSRHPRSPWVARMLGRNAWSGTATDEGLDLPGGARLVAAETAPAGTEALAIIAPEAVSLHRELPVGSPRNVYSGTVREITALGSRLRVLVGCDKAPDLVAEITPAAAAELGLGEGTTVYASIKATEVNLVGT is encoded by the coding sequence ATGAGAAGCCTCCGCACCCGGTCATCCGGACCGCGCACCCCCGTGGCACTGGCCGTGCCGGCCCTCCTCGCGATCGCGTTCCTGCTGATGCCGCTGATCGGCATTCTGGTGCGTACGTCGTGGGGTGAGCTCGGCTCCCATCTGACCAGCCCCGGTGTCATCGAGGCGCTCAAGCTCTCGCTGTACGTGTCCTTCTGGGCGCTCGGCCTGTCCCTGGTCCTCGGCGTGCCGCTGGCCTGGCTGCTCGCGCGCGTCGACTTCCCGGGCAAGTCGCTCGTACGGTCCCTGGTCCTGCTGCCGATGGTCCTTCCGCCCACGGTGGGCGGTGTGGCGCTGCTGCTCGGCTTCGGGCGGCGCGGGGTGCTCGGGCCCTGGCTGGAGGACACCTTCGGCATCGTGCTGCCGTTCAACACCTCGGGCGCGGTCGTCGCCGCAACCTTCGTCGCGATGCCGTTCCTGGTGATCAGCCTGGAGGGGGCGCTCGCGGGTCTGCGTCCTTCGTACGAGGAGACCGCGGCCTCGCTCGGGGCGTCTCCGGTACGGGTGTTCTTCACCGTCACGCTGCCGATGGTGGCTCCCGGTCTCGCGGCCGGGGCGGCGCTGACCTGGGCGCGGGCGCTCGGCGAGTTCGGGGCGACCATCACCTTCGCGGGCAATCTGCCGGGCACCACGCAGACGCTGCCGCTGCAGGTCTATCTGCTCCTCCAGGACCAGCCCGAGGCCGCAACCTCCGTGTCCCTGCTGCTCCTTGCCATCGCCATGGCCGTCCTGGTCGCGCTGCGCGGCCGGTGGACCGGTGGCTCCGGCGACCGCAGGTCCACCCGCGCGGCCGAGGTGCCGGAGGAGCCGCCGGGCGGGCCCGCCCCCGGAGCCCCCGGAGCCCCCGAGACCCTCGTCGCTCCGAAGGTCGCTCCGAAGGTCGCTCCGAAGGCCGGCGGGCGCTGGCCGCTGCACGCCGACGTCACCGGCTTCAACCAGCTCACCCTGGACGCCGAGCCGGGCACCACCATCGCCGTCGTCGGGCCCAACGGCGCCGGGAAGACGACGCTGCTGCGCGCCCTCCTCGGACTGACGCCTCGCGCGCACGCCGACCTCGAGCTCGGTGACGTAGAAGTGACCTCGCTTCCCCCGCACAAGCGGGGTGTCGCCTGGGTGCCGCAGGACGGGGCGCTGTTCCCGCATTTGAGCGCCCTGTCCAACACCGCGTACGGACTCAGGGCACAGGGCGTGCCGCGAGGCGAGGCCCGGCGCATCGCGCGGCAGTGGCTGGACCGGCTGGGCGTCGGCCATCTCGCGCATCGCAAGCCCGGCCAGCTGTCCGGCGGGCAGGCCCAACGGGTGGCGCTGGCACGGGCGTTGGCGCCGAGCCCGCGGCTGCTGCTGCTCGACGAACCCCTGGCGGCCCTCGACCAGACGACCCGCGCCCATGTGCGGCACACCCTGCGCAGCCATCTGTCGGGCTTCGGCGGGGTCTGCCTGATCGTCACGCACGACCCGGTGGAGGCGGTGTCGCTGGCCGATCGCGTCCTCGTGCTCGAAGACGGGCACACCCTGCAGGACGCGTCGCCCGCCGAGGTGTCGCGGCATCCGCGTTCGCCGTGGGTGGCGCGGATGCTGGGGCGGAACGCATGGAGCGGTACGGCCACCGACGAGGGGCTCGACCTGCCCGGCGGGGCCCGCCTGGTGGCCGCGGAGACCGCTCCGGCCGGGACCGAGGCGCTTGCGATCATCGCGCCGGAGGCGGTGTCGCTGCACCGGGAGCTGCCCGTGGGTTCGCCGCGCAATGTGTACTCCGGGACCGTCCGCGAGATCACCGCGCTCGGCAGTCGGCTGCGCGTCCTGGTCGGCTGCGACAAGGCCCCCGACCTGGTCGCCGAGATCACGCCGGCCGCCGCGGCCGAGCTCGGGCTCGGCGAGGGGACGACGGTGTACGCGAGCATCAAGGCGACCGAGGTGAATCTCGTCGGGACGTGA
- a CDS encoding DM13 domain-containing protein yields MKRVRKLLVAGGLVAALAIAAGLYWFQPWKLWQDDTVREAFPVAVSTPGSPGSPSARNPEPKTLATGDFISHEHGTTGKARILQLADGTRVLRLTGLDTSNGPDLRVWLTDAPVQEGKAGWHVFDDGRYQSLGKLKGNKGDQNYPLPADLDLRDYRSVTIWCDRFDVSFGAAELAAA; encoded by the coding sequence ATGAAGCGCGTACGGAAACTCCTCGTCGCCGGTGGCCTCGTGGCCGCCCTCGCGATCGCCGCCGGGCTCTACTGGTTCCAGCCCTGGAAGCTCTGGCAGGACGACACGGTCCGCGAGGCCTTCCCCGTAGCGGTGAGCACGCCGGGTTCGCCGGGTTCGCCGAGTGCGCGGAACCCGGAGCCCAAGACCCTCGCCACCGGCGACTTCATCAGCCACGAGCACGGCACCACCGGCAAGGCCCGGATCCTGCAGCTCGCCGACGGCACCCGCGTACTGCGCCTGACCGGCCTGGACACCAGCAACGGCCCCGACCTGAGGGTCTGGCTCACCGACGCCCCCGTACAGGAGGGCAAGGCGGGCTGGCACGTCTTCGACGACGGCAGGTACCAGAGCCTCGGCAAGCTCAAGGGCAACAAGGGAGACCAGAACTATCCGCTGCCCGCGGACCTGGACCTGCGGGACTACCGCAGCGTCACCATCTGGTGCGACCGCTTCGACGTGTCCTTCGGGGCAGCCGAACTCGCCGCCGCCTGA
- a CDS encoding DUF6191 domain-containing protein: MGFIVMLTLPGLVIVLTLIALVDQVLLRAGRAGLLPWRNGARVGQVSATGFEQLHGALSPGKQHELKERQSALIMRDDEEDGAPPHRRAVDLDGGTAVVRRPSQPRPQ, encoded by the coding sequence ATGGGGTTCATAGTCATGCTGACGCTGCCGGGCCTGGTCATCGTGCTCACGCTGATCGCCCTGGTCGACCAGGTGCTGCTGCGGGCCGGGCGCGCGGGGCTGCTGCCCTGGCGCAACGGCGCGCGGGTCGGTCAGGTGTCGGCCACCGGCTTCGAGCAGCTGCACGGCGCACTGTCACCGGGCAAGCAACACGAGCTCAAGGAACGGCAGTCGGCGCTGATCATGCGCGACGACGAGGAGGACGGGGCCCCGCCGCACCGGAGAGCCGTGGACCTGGACGGCGGGACCGCGGTGGTGCGGCGGCCGTCCCAGCCCCGCCCTCAGTGA
- a CDS encoding nuclear transport factor 2 family protein, with the protein MTDSSAPTVLRKTVEAYWAAAQARDWTAFEATLAEDVVYDLPQTRERCTGRERFVEFNREYPGDWSLKVERIVAEADQVVTWIHFTVGTEEMYGIAFFTGDAQGRITSQTDFWPEPYEPPAGREHLVERY; encoded by the coding sequence ATGACCGATTCGAGTGCACCTACCGTGCTGCGTAAGACAGTTGAGGCCTACTGGGCGGCGGCCCAGGCTCGCGACTGGACGGCCTTCGAGGCCACCTTGGCCGAGGATGTGGTGTACGACCTGCCGCAGACCCGCGAGCGGTGCACGGGCCGCGAGCGATTCGTCGAGTTCAACCGGGAGTATCCGGGCGACTGGAGTCTGAAGGTCGAGCGGATCGTCGCCGAAGCCGACCAGGTCGTCACCTGGATCCACTTCACGGTCGGCACGGAGGAGATGTACGGCATAGCCTTCTTCACCGGCGACGCGCAGGGCCGCATCACCTCCCAGACCGACTTCTGGCCCGAGCCGTACGAACCCCCGGCCGGGCGGGAGCACTTGGTGGAGCGCTACTGA
- a CDS encoding S9 family peptidase gives MTVEMPDWEKRFRAPRVSLPDWAEDAPDRSLFVSNATGTYELYAWDRASGEQRQVTDRPNGTTDGVLTPDGTWIWWFNDKDGDEFGVWMRQPFEGGADEPAVTGLEASYPAGLALGRDGSTAVVGRSTDDEGSTIHLVRGDAKPVEIYRHRESAGVGDLSHDGALIALEHTEHGDAMHSSLRVVRPDGTTVAELDDTKGGAEELGLEVLGFAPVDGDARLLVGHQRRGRWEPMVWDVASGVETDLALDLPGDVSAEWYPDGSALLVAHSFEARSELFRYDLTARELVRVDTPPGSVSGATTRPDGTVEYLWSSAAEPPQVRSTTGEVVLDPPGMKSPGSVPVQDAWVEGPGGRIHALVQKPAGEGPFPTVFEIHGGPTWHDSDAFAAGPAAWIDHGYAVVRVNYRGSTGYGREWTDALKLRVGLIELEDIAAVREWAVGSGLADPAKLVLAGGSWGGYLTLLGLGTQPASWALGLAAVPVADYVTAYHDEMEALKAMDRTLMGGTPEEVPERFEASSPITYVDEVKVPVYISAGVNDPRCPIRQIDNYVDRLVAREAVHEVYRYDAGHGSLVVEERIKQVRLEIDFAARHLG, from the coding sequence ATGACTGTTGAGATGCCGGACTGGGAAAAGCGCTTCCGGGCGCCGCGTGTGTCGCTGCCCGACTGGGCGGAGGACGCGCCGGACCGCTCGCTGTTCGTGTCCAATGCGACGGGCACGTACGAGCTGTACGCATGGGACCGCGCGAGCGGCGAGCAGCGCCAGGTCACGGACCGGCCGAACGGCACGACGGACGGCGTCCTGACCCCCGACGGCACCTGGATCTGGTGGTTCAACGACAAGGACGGGGACGAGTTCGGCGTGTGGATGCGCCAGCCGTTCGAGGGCGGGGCCGACGAGCCGGCCGTGACCGGACTCGAGGCGTCGTACCCCGCGGGCCTCGCGCTCGGCCGGGACGGCTCCACCGCGGTCGTGGGCCGCTCCACGGACGACGAGGGGTCGACCATTCATCTCGTACGGGGCGACGCGAAGCCCGTCGAGATCTACCGGCACCGCGAGTCGGCGGGCGTCGGCGACCTGTCGCACGACGGCGCGCTGATCGCGCTCGAGCACACCGAGCACGGCGACGCGATGCACTCCTCGCTGCGCGTGGTCCGCCCGGACGGCACGACGGTCGCCGAGCTGGACGACACCAAGGGCGGCGCCGAGGAGCTGGGCCTGGAGGTGCTCGGGTTCGCGCCGGTGGACGGGGACGCGCGGCTGCTCGTCGGGCATCAGCGGCGCGGCCGCTGGGAGCCGATGGTGTGGGACGTGGCGAGCGGGGTCGAGACCGACCTCGCGCTCGACCTGCCGGGCGATGTGAGCGCCGAGTGGTATCCGGACGGGTCCGCGCTGCTCGTCGCGCACAGCTTCGAGGCGCGCAGCGAGCTGTTCCGGTACGACCTGACGGCGCGCGAGCTGGTCCGCGTGGACACCCCGCCCGGCTCGGTGTCGGGGGCGACGACCCGGCCCGACGGCACGGTGGAGTACCTGTGGTCGTCGGCCGCCGAGCCGCCGCAGGTGCGCTCGACGACGGGCGAGGTCGTGCTCGACCCGCCCGGGATGAAGTCGCCGGGTTCGGTGCCGGTGCAGGACGCGTGGGTGGAGGGACCGGGCGGACGTATCCACGCCCTGGTGCAGAAGCCCGCGGGCGAGGGCCCGTTCCCGACGGTCTTCGAGATCCACGGCGGCCCGACCTGGCACGACAGCGATGCCTTCGCGGCGGGCCCGGCGGCCTGGATCGACCACGGCTATGCGGTGGTCCGGGTCAACTACCGGGGCTCGACGGGCTATGGCCGCGAGTGGACGGACGCGCTCAAGCTCCGGGTCGGCCTGATCGAGCTGGAGGACATCGCGGCGGTCCGTGAGTGGGCGGTCGGCTCCGGCCTCGCGGACCCGGCGAAGCTGGTCCTCGCGGGCGGCTCCTGGGGCGGCTATCTGACCCTGCTCGGCCTCGGCACCCAGCCGGCCTCCTGGGCGCTCGGCCTCGCCGCCGTCCCGGTCGCGGACTACGTCACGGCGTACCACGACGAGATGGAGGCCCTGAAGGCGATGGACCGCACGCTCATGGGCGGCACGCCCGAGGAGGTCCCGGAGCGCTTCGAGGCGTCCTCACCGATCACGTACGTCGACGAGGTGAAGGTCCCCGTCTACATCTCGGCGGGGGTGAACGACCCGCGCTGCCCGATCCGCCAGATCGACAACTACGTGGACCGCCTGGTCGCCCGCGAGGCGGTGCACGAGGTGTACCGGTACGACGCGGGGCACGGCTCACTGGTGGTGGAGGAGCGGATCAAGCAGGTCAGGCTCGAGATCGACTTCGCGGCCCGGCACCTGGGCTGA